DNA from Leptospira kirschneri serovar Cynopteri str. 3522 CT:
TCCTTCGATTGAAGGAGTTTTCGGAGCCATCAAAGGTTCTCGCGGCGGAAATCTATTTTTTACAAAAGGGATTGAAAAGGTTTCTCTCGAATGGTCGGAAAGATGTTCCGCTCACAATATTGCCAAGCTCTGCGGTTTTCGATACGTCTGAATTTTCGACTGAAGGACGTTTTACTACATTTCTCAAAAATAAAAAAGAACCTAATGTGATCTAGGGTGAAACCATAAGAGGGATTTTCTGGTTTTCTTTTTCAACAGACTCTTGGGTGGGGGTAACTCAATGAATTGCTTCCCATGGGTCGCAATTCAGGTGGAGAAATTCGGAAGACTTTTCTCTATCAGAAAAACATAATTTTCTCAAGAACAATTTCCTTCCACAAAGCTTGTCGGAACTCCGACAAACTCGATGTTTTTTTGTTGCTTAAAGCAGTCCGGTCTTTCTAGCAATCGCGTAGAAATTCAAACCG
Protein-coding regions in this window:
- a CDS encoding transposase, whose protein sequence is PSIEGVFGAIKGSRGGNLFFTKGIEKVSLEWSERCSAHNIAKLCGFRYV